A DNA window from Paralichthys olivaceus isolate ysfri-2021 chromosome 11, ASM2471397v2, whole genome shotgun sequence contains the following coding sequences:
- the myo7aa gene encoding myosin VIIAa isoform X2: MSIHQDNNQNHGHSTAEKKKHCGYYSDQHLNIFVGTEAKSTNQNKKESHKLSMTTNAKKKECDWALEGWDPNVRRLSYRYAAFIKGDYVWLDLKSGREFEVPIGAVVKLCDSGQIQVLDDEGNEHWISPQNATNIKPMHPTSIHGVEDMIRLGDLNEAGILRNLLIRYREKLIYTYTGSILVAVNPYQLLPIYTADQIRLYTNKKIGEMPPHIFAIADNCYFNMQRNNRDQCCIISGESGAGKTESTKLILQFLAAISGQHSWIEQQVLEANPILEAFGNAKTIRNDNSSRFGKYIDIHFNKRGAIEGAKIEQYLLEKSRVCRQAFDERNYHVFYCMLKGMTAEEKKKLGLSKATDYTYLTIGKCTVCDGRDDLKEYSNIRSAMKVLMFTDKENWEISKLLAAILHMGNLRYEARTYDNLDACEVVRCPHLTTAATLLEVDSKDLMNCLTSRTLITRGETVSTPLSMEQALDVRDAFVKGIYGRLFVWIVEKINAAIYKPPSSQPKYLRRSIGLLDIFGFENFTVNSFEQLCINFANENLQQFFVRHVFKLEQEEYNLENINWQHIEFTDNQDALDMIAIKPMNIISLIDEESKFPKGTDTTMLNKLNFQHKLHTNYIPPKNNYETQFGIQHFAGVVFYETRGFLEKNRDTLYGDIIQLVHSSKNKFIKQIFQADVAMGAETRKRSPTLSSQFKRSLELLMRTLSVCQPFFVRCIKPNEYKKPMLFDRDLCVRQLRYSGMMETIRIRRAGYPIRYTFVEFVDRYRVLMPGVKPAYKQEDLRGTCQRIAEAVLGRDDDWQMGKTKIFLKDHHDMLLEIERDKAITDKVILIQKVVRGFKDRSNFLKMRKSAVLIQKTWRGYHCRKNYGAMRAGFSRLQALVRSRKLCASYHVARQRITGFQGRCRGYLVRLAFRHRLWAVITIQAYTRGMIARRLYKRLKGEYRRRLEAEKMRLAEETKLRNQMSAKKAKAEAERKHQERLAQLAKEDAEREKKEKEEARRKKEMVEQMEKARLEPVNDSDMVDKMFGFLGTTNSFPGQEGQAPAGFEDLERSHQELEVEDLDEALPLPEDDDEEDLSEYKFAKYAATYFQGTTTHTYVRRPLKQPLLFHDDEGDQLAALAVWITVLRFMGDLPEPKYHTAISDGSEKIPVMTKIYETLGKKTYKRELQALQGEGETPQSDSHKKNSVRHKLVSLTLKKKSKITEEVRDGEREERRLWNVFVGDLEILLFDASQVTKRLNDGEYGVHGNSMLEDRPTSNLEKLHFIIGNGILRPALRDEIYCQICKQLSQNPSKSSHARGWILVSLCVGCFAPTEKFVKYLRNFISSGPPGYAPYCEERLRRTFANGTRTQPPSWLELQATKSKKPIMLPVTFMDGTTKTLLTDSATTAKELCIALSDKINLRDRFGFSLYIALFDKVSSLGSGNDHVMDAVSQCEQYAKEQGAQERNAPWRLFFRKEIFTPWHCPGDDLVATNLIYQQTVRGVKFGEYRCDREDLAELASQQYYVDYGSEILLERLLSLIPSYIPDREICTSRTVEKWAHFIMAAHKKGIYTQKRFDPQKVKEEVVDFARHKWPLLFSRFYEAFKFSGPSLPKNDLIVAVNWTGVYFVDEQEQVLLELSFPEITAVSSSSGGKLQGQSFTLATIKGDEYTFTSNNAEDIRDLVVTFLEGLRKRSKFVVALQDNPNPTGEESTFLSFLKGDLILLDQDTGEQVLNSGWAHGINERTNQRGDFPADCIYVLPTMARPPQEIVALVTMTPDQRQESVRVSQLVMPESDDRTKPYTLEEFSYDYFRPPPKHTLSRVMVTKNRGKDKLWSCTREPLKQPLLKKVINHEELSQDACMSFIAMMKYMGDYPSKRTRSVNELTDQIFEGALKAEPLKDEIYCQILKQLTDNHVKYSEEKGWELLWLCTGLFPPSNVLLPHIQRFLQSKRHHPLSGDCMQRLHKALRNGSRKYPPHLVEVEAIQHKTTQIFHKVYFPDDTDEAFEVESSTKAKDFCQNISTRLLLKSPEGFSLFVKISDKVISVPEGDFFFDFVRHLTDWIKKSRPAKDGIVPSLTYQVFFMKKLWTSTVPGKDSFADSIFHYYQELPKYLRGYHKCSREEVFQLAALIYRVKFEDDKSHFPTIPKMLRELVPQDLIRQMSPDDWKRSVVAYFNKQAGKSREEAKLMFLKIIYKWPTFGSAFFEVKQTTEPNYPEILLIAINKHGVSLIDPKTKDVLTTHPFTKISNWSSGNTYFHITIGNLVRGSKLLCETSLGYKMDDLLTSYISQMLTTMNKQRSGRGHSK; this comes from the exons ggCGACTATGTCTGGTTGGACTTGAAGAGCGGTCGAGAGTTCGAGGTACCGATCGGTGCGGTGGTCAAACTCTGTGACTCAGGACAGATCCAGGTGCTGGACGATGAGGGGAAT GAGCACTGGATCTCCCCCCAGAATGCCACCAACATTAAGCCAATGCATCCCACCTCCATCCACGGGGTGGAGGACATGATCCGGCTGGGAGACCTCAACGAAGCTGGAATTCTGCGGAACCTGCTCATCAGATACAGAGAAAAACTcatatat ACATACACCGGCTCCATCCTGGTGGCCGTCAACCCGTATCAGCTGCTGCCCATCTACACCGCCGACCAGATCCGCCTCTACACCAACAAGAAGATTGGAGAGATGCCGCCTCACATCTTTGCCATCGCTGACAACTGTTACTTCAACATGCAGAGGAACAACCGCGACCAGTGCTGCATCATCAG tgGAGAGTCTGGAGCAGGGAAGACAGAAAGCACCAAACTGATCCTTCAGTTCCTGGCAGCCATCAGTGGTCAACACTCCTGGATAGAACAACAGGTCCTGGAGGCCAATCCTATCCTAGAAg cttttggaaatgctAAAACGATCCGCAACGACAACTCTTCTCGTTTTGGAAAATACATCGACATCCACTTCAACAAGAGAGGAGCCATAGAAGGAGCCAAGATAGAACAATACCTGCTGGAGAAATCCAGAGTGTGTCGACAG GCCTTCGATGAGAGGAACTACCACGTCTTCTACTGCATGTTGAAGGGAAtgactgcagaggagaagaagaaactggGGCTGAGCAAAGCGACAGATTACACCTACCTGACCATA GGAAAGTGCACAGTGTGTGACGGTCGAGACGACTTGAAGGAATACTCCAACATCCGCTCTGCCATGAAG GTTCTGATGTTCACAGACAAAGAGAACTGGGAGATTTCTAAACTGTTGGCTGCTATTTTACACATGGGAAACCTCAGATATGAAG cTCGGACATACGACAACCTGGATGCCTGCGAGGTCGTCCGATGTCCTCACCTCACCACTGCTGCTACACTGCTGGag gtggaCAGTAAGGACCTGATGAACTGTCTCACCAGTCGGACTCTGATCACCAGAGGAGAAACCGTCTCCACACCTCTCAGTATGGAACAAGCTCTGGACGTACGAGACGCTTTCGTGAAG ggtatTTATGgacgtttgtttgtgtggatcGTGGAGAAGATCAACGCCGCCATCTACAAGCCTCCGTCATCACAGCCCAAATATCTCAGACGCTCCATCGGACTCCTGGACATCTTTGGCTTTGAGAACTTTACTGTCAACAG cttcgAGCAGCTTTGCATCAACTTTGCCAACGAGAACCTGCAGCAGTTCTTCGTGCGTCACGTCTTCaagctggagcaggaggagtacAACCTGGAGAACATCAACTGGCAGCACATCGAGTTCACCGACAACCAGGACGCTCTGGACATGATCGCCATCAAACCCATGAACATCATCTCGCTCATCGACGAGGAGAGCAAGTTCCCCAAG GGCACGGACACCACCATGTTGAACAAACTCAACTTTCAGCACAAACTCCACACAAACTACATCCCCCCTAAGAACAACTACGAGACTCAGTTTGGAATCCAGCACTTTGCAGGAGTGGTTTTCTACGAAACCAGAG gctTCCTGGAAAAGAACAGAGACACTTTATACGGCGACATCATCCAGCTGGTTCACTCGTCCAAGAACAAGTTCATCAAACAAATCTTCCAGGCTGacgttgccatg ggggCAGAGACCAGGAAGCGCTCGCCCACTCTGAGCAGTCAGTTTAAAAGATCTCTGGAGCTGCTGATGAGGACTCTGAGCGTCTGTCAACCTTTCTTCGTTCGCTGCATCAAACCCAACGAATACAAGAAACCCATG ttatttGACAGGGATCTGTGTGTGCGTCAGCTGAGGTACTCGGGTATGATGGAGACCATTCGTATCCGTCGTGCAGGATATCCCATCCGCTACACCTTTGTGGAATTTGTCGATCGCTACAGGGTCCTCATGCCCGGAGTCAAACCGGCGTATAAACAG GAGGACCTGAGAGGAACCTGTCAGAGGATTGCAGAGGCGGTGCTCGGCCGAGACGACGACTGGCAGATGGGAAAGACTAAAATCTTCCTCAAG GATCATCACGACATGCTGCTGGAGATCGAGAGAGACAAGGCCATCACTGACAAGGTCATCCTCATCCAGAAGGTGGTCCGAGGTTTCAAGGACAG GTCGAACTTCCTGAAGATGAGGAAGTCGGCTGTGTTGATCCAGAAAACGTGGAGAGGATATCACTGCAGGAAGAACTATGGAGCT aTGCGAGCCGGCTTCTCTCGCCTGCAGGCTCTGGTTCGTTCCAGGAAGCTGTGTGCGTCCTATCACGTGGCCCGTCAGCGCATCACGGGCTTCCAGGGCCGCTGCCGGGGCTACTTAGTGCGCCTGGCGTTCAGGCACAGGCTGTGGGCCGTCATCACCATCCAGGCCTACACCAGAGGCATGATCGCCCGCCGGCTCTACAAGAGGCTGAAGGGAGAg TACCGCAGGAGGCTGGAGGCTGAGAAGATGCGTCTGGCTGAAGAAACCAAACTGAGGAACCAGATGTCTGCGAAGAAAGCGAAGGCTGAGGCGGAACGCAAACACCAG GAGCGTCTGGCCCAGCTGGCCAAAGAGGATGCCGAAcgggagaagaaggagaaggaggaggctcGGAGGAAGAAGGAGATGGTGGAGCAGATGGAGAAAGCTCGTTTGGAGCCCGTCAACGACTCAGACATGGTGGACAAGATGTTCGGCTTCCTGGGGACAACAAACTCATTCCCTGGGCAGGAGGGACAAGCTCCTGCCGGCTTTGAG gaCCTGGAGCGAAGCCATCAagagctggaggtggaggatcTGGACGAAGCTCTTCCTCTGcctgaggatgatgatgaggaagattTGTCGGAGTACAAGTTCGCCAAGTATGCCGCCACCTACTTCCAGGgcaccaccacacacacctaCGTCCGACGACCTCTCAAACAGCCGCTGCTCTTCCACGACGACGAGGGAGACCAGCTG GCTGCTCTGGCGGTGTGGATCACAGTGCTGAGGTTCATGGGAGATCTGCCGGAGCCCAAGTACCACACGGCCATCAGCGACGGAAGCGAGAAGATCCCCGTCATGACCAAGATCTACGAGACGCTGGGAAAAAAGACGTACAAGAGGGAGCTGCAGGCGctgcagggggagggggag ACGCCTCAGTCCGACAGCCACAAGAAGAACAGCGTCCGACACAAGCTGGTGTCGCTCACGCTGAAGAAGAAATCCAAGATCACTGAGGAggtgagagatggagaaagagaagagcgACGATTATGGAATGTGTTTGTCGGAGATTTAGAAATTTTACTGTTCGATGCCTCACAGGTCACCAAGCGCCTCAATGATGGGGAGTACGGTGTCCATGGTAACAGCATGCTGGAGGACCGGCCGACGTCGAACCTGGAGAAACTTCACTTCATCATCGGGAACGGGATCCTGAGACCAGCGCTGAg ggatgAGATCTATTGTCAGATCTGTAAGCAGCTCAGTCAGAACCCGTCTAAGAGTTCTCACGCTCGTGGCTGGATCCTCGTCTCTCTTTGCGTCGGCTGCTTCGCCCCGACAGAAAAGTTTGTCAAG TACCTGAGGAACTTCATCAGCAGCGGTCCACCGGGTTACGCTCCGTACTGTGAAGAGAGACTGAGACGGACATTTGCTAATGGGACGAGGACACAACCTCCGTCCTGGCTGGAGctgcag GCCACCAAGTCGAAGAAGCCCATCATGCTGCCGGTGACGTTCATGGACGGCACGACCAAAACGCTGCTGACAGACTCAGCCACCACGGCCAAGGAGCTCTGCATCGCCCTGTCGGACAAGATCAACCTGCGAGACCGCTTCGGGTTCTCACTCTACATTGCTCTGTTTGACAAG GTTTCCTCTTTGGGCAGTGGGAACGACCATGTGATGGACGCCGTGTCGCAGTGTGAGCAGTATGCGAAGGAGCAGGGGGCCCAGGAGAGGAACGCCCCCTGGAGGCTGTTCTTCAGGAAGGAGATTTTCACGCCATGGCACTGCCCCGGCGACGACCTGGTCGCCACCAACCTCATCTACCAACAAACTGTGAGGGGCGTCAAGTTTGGAGAATACCGCTGCGACAGG GAGGACCTGGCAGAACTGGCCTCTCAGCAGTATTACGTCGACTACGGCTCAGAGATCCTTCTGGAGCGGCTGCTCAGCCTCATTCCCTCCTACATCCCAGACCGAGAGATCTGCACCTCCAGGACGGTGGAGAAATGGGCTCATTTCATCATGGCTGCCCACAAAAAG GGCATCTACACCCAGAAGAGGTTCGACCCTCAGAAGGTGAAGGAGGAAGTGGTCGACTTCGCTCGTCACAAGTGGCCTCTGCTCTTCTCTCGTTTCTACGAAGCGTTCAAGTTCTCAG gtCCCAGTCTACCTAAAAACGACCTGATCGTAGCCGTCAACTGGACCGGAGTTTATTTTGTAGACGAGCAGGAACAGGTCCTTTTAGAACTCTCCTTCCCAGAAATCACTGcagtgtccagcagcag CGGAGGAAAGTTGCAGGGTCAGAGTTTCACACTAGCGACCATCAAAGGTGACGAGTACACGTTCACCTCCAACAACGCAGAAGACATCCGTGACCTGGTGGTGACCTTCCTGGAGGGCCTGAGGAAGAGGTCAAAGTTTGTGGTCGCGCTACAAGACAACCCCAACCCCA ctgGGGAGGAGTCAACGTTCCTCAGCTTCCTGAAGGGAGACTTGATCCTGTTGGACCAGGACACCGGCGAGCAGGTCCTCAACTCTGGTTGGGCGCACGGCATCAACGAACGAACCAATCAAAGAGGAGATTTCCCAGCTGACTGCATCTATGTCCTGCCCACGATGGCTCGACCGCCGCAGGAAATAGTG GCGCTGGTCACCATGACACCGGACCAGCGGCAGGAGTCGGTTCGTGTTTCACAGCTCGTCATGCCCGAGAGTGACGACAGAACGAAACCCTACACACTGGAGGAGTTCTCCTACGACTActtcag GCCTCCTCCCAAACACACCCTGAGCAGAGTGATGGTCACTAAGAATCGTGGGAAGGACAAACTGTGGAGCTGCACCAGAGAGCCGCTCAAACAGCCGCTGCTGAAGAAGGTGATCAACCACGAGGAGCTGAGTCAGGACGCCTGCATGTCCTTCATCG CTATGATGAAGTACATGGGCGACTACCCGTCCAAACGGACGCGCTCGGTCAACGAGTTGACGGACCAGATCTTTGAGGGAGCGCTGAAGGCCGAACCTCTGAAGGACGAGATCTACTGTCAGATCCTCAAACAGCTGACTGACAACCACGTCAA GTACAGTGAGGAGAAAGGCTGGGAGCTGCTGTGGTTGTGCACTGGTCTGTTTCCTCCCAGTAACGTGCTGCTGCCTCACATCCAGCGCTTCCTGCAGTCGAAGAGACATCACCCGCTGTCTGGAGACTGTATGCAGAGGCTGCACAAAGCTCTACG TAACGGATCCAGGAAGTATCCCCCTCacctggtggaggtggaggccatccaacataaaacaacacagatctTCCACAAAGTCTATTTCCCCGACGATACAGACGAG GCGTTCGAGGTGGAGTCCAGCACCAAAGCCAAGGATTTCTGTCAGAACATTTCCACCCGGCTGCTGCTCAAATCTCCTGAAGGATTCAGCCTCTTCGTGAAGATCTCAgacaag GTGATCAGTGTCCCAGAGGGAGATTTCTTCTTTGACTTCGTCCGACATTTAACAGACTGGATCAAGAAATCTCGACCGGCGAAGGACG GTATTGTCCCCTCTCTGACTTATCAGGTGTTCTTCATGAAGAAGCTGTGGACCAGCACCGTTCCAGGGAAGGACTCCTTCGCCGACTCCATCTTCCACTACTACCAG GAGCTTCCTAAATACTTGCGTGGCTACCACAAGTGTTCACGAGAAGAGGTTTTCCAATTGGCAGCGCTCATCTACCGCGTCAAGTTTGAAGACGACAAATCTCACTTTCCTACAATTCCCAAAATGCTTCGGGAGCTGGTTCCCCAGGACCTGATTCGTCAGATGTCACCGGATGACTGGAAAAGA tctGTGGTGGCGTACTTCAACAAACAGGCCGGTAAATCCAGGGAAGAGGCCAAACTGATGTTTCTGAAGATTATCTACAAATGGCCGACCTTTGGCTCCGCCTTCTTCGAGGTCAAG CAAACCACAGAACCCAACTACCCAGAGATCCTGCTGATCGCCATCAACAAACATGGAGTCAGTCTCATCGACCCCAAGACCAAG gacgTCCTGACCACACACCCCTTCACCAAGATCTCCAACTGGAGCAGTGGCAACACCTACTTCCACATCACCATCGGCAACCTGGTCAGAGGAAGCAAACTGCTGTGTGAGACCTCACtg GGTTACAAGATGGACGACCTGCTGACCTCTTACATCAGTCAGATGCTGACCACCATGAACAAGCAGCGCTCCGGGCGGGGCCACAGCAAGTGA